A genomic region of Serratia fonticola contains the following coding sequences:
- a CDS encoding O-antigen polymerase gives MKLVILALLLFHLILSVYRIKRDLFTRRFGIITGYFLGVIYFIIIPLFYYAIIGELNLNDDNAPVTYYYLKGDFETSSNIIYFLITFLFCNFFILVIDHLILDVFNSATRAYEIPKDMKGFYFSWLISFGLLILYYFIVMRGADHWYHAKGEFFENYGTAGIIFGFLLFGSKMFFLGKFFQALENGKSIVVLTFLSLILIIAELYVTGNRIFIFVYSYCFLFYLLYRRKYKMIIFVFLGALASAFVLSCYSVFRSYIYSEGVAVALEKTIYFIFHNGEIYAYVFKAIFETVNINILIALYKMAPIINLDYEHFTFIKPFIFYIPRTILENKLDSVTVIAGNLLDGRDGLALVTLLPGEAILNFGRLYFIFLPAVLIIFDRFSLFFANNKAFNWMLLGYGMLLMRFPFSDVFIQFIATIIFMKTYTLISKIKFR, from the coding sequence ATGAAACTTGTCATATTGGCCTTACTTTTATTTCATCTTATTCTATCTGTTTATAGAATAAAAAGAGACCTTTTTACTCGAAGGTTTGGTATTATTACTGGATACTTTCTGGGGGTGATTTACTTCATAATAATACCATTGTTTTACTATGCAATAATAGGTGAGTTAAATCTAAATGATGACAATGCACCGGTAACATATTATTATTTGAAGGGCGACTTTGAAACTAGCAGTAACATTATATATTTTCTTATTACATTTTTATTCTGCAATTTTTTTATTCTTGTTATTGATCATCTTATTTTAGATGTATTCAACTCTGCAACTAGAGCATATGAAATTCCTAAAGATATGAAGGGATTTTATTTCTCATGGCTTATCAGTTTTGGTTTGCTCATACTTTACTATTTTATAGTAATGCGTGGTGCCGACCATTGGTATCATGCAAAAGGGGAGTTCTTTGAAAATTATGGAACAGCAGGAATAATATTCGGTTTTTTACTTTTTGGTTCAAAAATGTTTTTCCTGGGAAAGTTTTTCCAGGCGTTAGAAAATGGGAAGAGTATCGTTGTATTAACCTTCCTGTCTTTAATTCTCATAATTGCAGAATTGTATGTAACAGGTAATAGAATATTTATTTTTGTGTATTCATACTGTTTTCTTTTCTATTTGCTGTATAGAAGAAAATATAAAATGATTATATTTGTCTTCTTAGGAGCGCTTGCTTCAGCATTTGTTTTGAGCTGTTATTCAGTATTCCGCAGCTATATTTATTCTGAAGGGGTTGCTGTTGCGCTAGAGAAAACTATTTATTTTATATTTCATAATGGGGAAATATATGCATATGTATTTAAAGCTATATTTGAAACGGTAAATATAAATATACTTATAGCTTTATATAAAATGGCCCCCATCATTAATTTAGACTATGAGCATTTTACTTTTATAAAGCCATTTATATTTTATATTCCTCGAACTATACTAGAAAACAAACTAGACTCAGTCACTGTTATTGCTGGAAACCTTCTCGATGGGCGTGATGGGCTAGCATTGGTTACTTTACTTCCTGGTGAGGCAATATTAAATTTTGGGAGACTATATTTCATTTTTCTTCCTGCAGTGTTAATAATATTCGATAGGTTCTCACTGTTTTTCGCAAATAATAAAGCATTTAATTGGATGTTACTGGGATATGGTATGCTGCTAATGCGTTTTCCTTTCTCTGATGTTTTTATCCAATTTATAGCAACTATCATATTTATGAAAACATACACTTTAATAAGTAAAATTAAATTTCGATAA